The following coding sequences lie in one Pseudomonas sp. B33.4 genomic window:
- a CDS encoding DUF2188 domain-containing protein produces MSMPMLNKMHMNGYDVLSVNNGPWRVCTQGDRLASFCSREEALAYAAALPGYKKHSTRMQSHKSH; encoded by the coding sequence ATGAGCATGCCGATGTTGAACAAGATGCACATGAACGGCTATGACGTGCTTAGCGTGAACAATGGCCCATGGCGGGTTTGCACCCAGGGCGATCGGCTGGCGTCGTTTTGCAGCCGGGAAGAGGCGCTGGCCTATGCCGCCGCATTGCCCGGCTACAAAAAGCACTCGACGCGCATGCAAAGTCACAAAAGCCACTGA